A stretch of Lathyrus oleraceus cultivar Zhongwan6 chromosome 6, CAAS_Psat_ZW6_1.0, whole genome shotgun sequence DNA encodes these proteins:
- the LOC127092686 gene encoding formin-like protein 11 produces MSFGSEFLIMMLFIIIMTLLLIPLSSLSSQSTHILSVGTFHVDTLQDSYFLKEKHQEVVVKVEKISGLDENEEKQGFIVEKFRSLLGLKSFHKGVHSKSNGEEATSPSPAPAPAPAPAPSEGLHLHSHSHHQKHHFHWNQLPKKVHHEDDRGRRDTRILVAVFVSVGVASLVGAFGLMLFCRKKFTNHKKKKPKRTMPISSSNSKGTTKGTSYQNSGLDLFYLDALGEDIEQQNVCGLKKTSEEIVSVHQEVEMENSDKIVHEDCDSSEDESFHSLVDSQSNLRLSNASACSSLSDKQSLLSPQNSFSLVQNKEPNSPQNSISNTHEEIETFVYCTKTSTSTSPPLPPPPPTPPPPPPTPPLKMPLFSLHSLTSSSRISSHSPLSLTSHTLSSPINSETSSRSNQSPKKDPFSPSPSLTKSPPPPPCPPPFPKGNSNNNKGKTPPPPPYEFPQSPLGKDGTPLAKLKPLHWDKVRAAPNRTMVWDKLRSSSFEFDEEMIESLFGYNFQSSIKNDESKSKTPSPSKHVLDPKRLQNITILSKALNATAEQVCDALMQGKGLCLQQLEALVKMVPTKEEESKLFNYKGNINELGSAEKFVRAVLCVPFAFQRVETMLYKETFDDEVVHLRNSFSMLEEACKELRSSRLFLKLLEAVLKTGNRMNVGTIRGGARAFKLDALLKLADVKGTDGKTTLLHFVVQEIVRSEGIRVSDSIMGKISQKSNKNRTEEEKEEDYRKMGLELVSGLSTELYNVKKTATIDLDVLASSVSNLYDGMVRLKHLVENELHEDEMSHNFVMSMKVFLQYVDGNLKELRGEEDGVIERVKEITEYFHGDVSKEDNPLRIFVIVRDFMGMLDNVCKELRKSKGSRTPNPLAPFR; encoded by the exons ATGAGTTTTGGTTCTGAGTTTCTTATAATGATGTTGTTCATCATTATTATGACACTGTTGTTGATTCCTTTATCATCATTATCATCACAAAGTACTCACATTTTGAGTGTTGGAACCTTCCATGTTGATACTTTACAAGATAGTTATTTCTTGAAGGAGAAACATCAAGAGGTGGTGGTGAAAGTTGAGAAAATCTCCGGTTTAGATGAGAATGAAGAGAAACAAGGTTTTATAGTTGAAAAGTTTAGATCTTTGCTTGGTTTAAAGAGTTTTCACAAAGGGGTACATTCTAAATCCAATGGTGAAGAAGCTACATCACCTTCTCCAGCACCAGCACCGGCACCGGCACCGGCACCATCTGAAGGATTGCATTTGCATTCTCATTCTCATCATCAAAAACATCATTTTCATTGGAATCAACTACCTAAGAAGGTTCATCATGAGGATGATAGAGGCAGAAGAGATACAAGAATACTAGTAGCTGTTTTTGTTTCTGTTGGAGTTGCTTCCTTGGTTGGTGCTTTTGGTTTGATGTTATTCTGCAGGAAAAAATTCACAAATCACAAAAAGAAGAAACCAAAGAGAACAATGCCTATATCTAGCAGCAATAGCAAAGGAACAACAAAAGGTACTAGTTATCAAAATTCAGGGCTAGATCTGTTTTATCTTGATGCATTAGGTGAAGATATTGAACAACAAAATGTTTGTGGCTTGAAAAAGACTAGTGAGGAAATTGtttctgttcatcaagaggtgGAAATGGAAAATTCTGATAAAATTGTTCATGAAGATTGTGATTCATCAGAGGATGAAAGCTTTCATTCTTTGGTTGATTCACAATCAAATTTGAGACTTTCTAATGCTTCTGCTTGTAGTAGTCTTAGTGACAAACAATCTCTGTTGTCACCTCAAAATTCATTTTCTTTGGTACAAAACAAAGAACCTAATTCTCCACAAAACTCAATCTCAAACACACATGAAGAGATTGAAACTTTTGTTTATTGTACAAAAACATCTACTTCCACTTctcctcctcttcctcctccaCCACCAACCCCTCCGCCGCCGCCGCCGACACCACCTTTGAAAATGCCACTCTTTTCTCTACATTCACTAACATCTTCATCTAGAATTTCATCTCACTCTCCACTTTCCTTAACATCTCATACTTTGTCTTCTCCTATAAATTCAGAAACTTCTTCAAGATCAAACCAAAGTCCTAAAAAAGATCCAttttctccatctcctagcctTACAAAATCTCCTCCACCACCACCATGTCCTCCTCCATTTCCAAAAGGAAATAGCAACAACAACAAGGGCAAAACACCTCCTCCTCCCCCATATGAATTCCCTCAATCCCCACTTGGTAAAGATGGTACACCATTGGCTAAACTCAAACCACTTCATTGGGACAAAGTAAGAGCTGCACCAAACCGCACAATGGTTTGGGACAAACTAAGATCAAGCTCATTTGA GTTTGATGAGGAAATGATTGAGTCACTTTTTGGATACAATTTTCAAAGTTCAATTAAAAATGATGAAAGTAAGAGCAAAACACCATCTCCAAGCAAGCATGTACTCGATCCAAAGAGGTTGCAGAACATAACTATACTCTCAAAAGCTCTAAATGCAACGGCCGAACAAGTATGTGATGCATTAATGCAAG GGAAAGGTTTGTGTTTGCAACAACTAGAGGCACTAGTGAAAATGGTACCTACCAAAGAAGAAGAGTCAAAACTCTTCAATTATAAAGGTAACATCAATGAATTGGGGTCCGCCGAAAAGTTTGTGAGAGCAGTGCTTTGTGTACCATTTGCTTTTCAAAGAGTAGAAACTATGCTTTATAAAGAGACTTTTGATGATGAAGTTGTTCACCTAAGAAACTCATTTTCAATGCTAGAG GAGGCATGTAAGGAGCTAAGATCAAGCAGACTGTTCTTGAAACTTCTAGAAGCAGTACTGAAAACAGGAAACCGAATGAACGTGGGAACGATAAGGGGAGGTGCAAGAGCGTTCAAACTCGACGCCCTACTCAAGCTAGCAGACGTCAAAGGAACAGATGGAAAAACCACCTTACTCCACTTTGTTGTCCAAGAGATTGTTCGTTCAGAAGGAATAAGAGTTTCAGACAGCATAATGGGAAAAATAAGCCAAAAAAGCAACAAAAACCGAACAgaagaagagaaagaagaagattACAGAAAAATGGGACTAGAACTAGTGTCTGGTCTCAGCACAGAATTATACAACGTTAAAAAGACAGCAACAATTGACTTAGATGTTCTTGCAAGTTCTGTTTCAAATCTATACGACGGAATGGTTAGGCTGAAACACTTGGTGGAAAATGAGTTGCATGAGGATGAAATGAGTCATAATTTTGTGATGTCTATGAAAGTGTTCTTACAATATGTGGATGGAAATTTGAAGGAATTGAGAGGTGAAGAAGATGGAGTGATAGAACGTGTTAAAGAAATAACAGAATATTTTCATGGAGATGTTAGTAAAGAGGATAATCCACTTAGGATATTTGTGATTGTGAGAGATTTTATGGGAATGTTGGATAATGTTTGTAAAGAGCTTAGAAAGTCTAAAGGTTCACGTACTCCAAATCCTCTTGCTCCTTTCAGATAG